The Glycine soja cultivar W05 chromosome 3, ASM419377v2, whole genome shotgun sequence genome window below encodes:
- the LOC114406451 gene encoding E3 ubiquitin-protein ligase ATL4-like encodes MASPPPLSLNVVGSDTDPNTNTFPTVTSSLTPPSPRRSSPLQNLSPSILIIVTVLAVTVIVSLALCFLLRHLNRRCLRRFSSSAPPSAAATPIFASSRRISPEILHSSASASASVIDTLPVFTFSSVTRRSSSVAGDCAVCLSKFHHHDLLRLLPLCCHAFHAECIDTWLQSNLSCPLCRSAIVADDSDLAKILRPPSSGGSSDSFRLELGNISRRGTDGAAEGGSVARGGSRSYSIGSFEYLVDDESEVPFSHASRRSVDDAKEFPAPAEAPVRHNEANLAGEVGGVRSWLKDYVDRVSASISSRTASFRGSGRFFSGGGGSSGRRSDVVPVAAAEYDVEGNRIGEEISEMFRWLSGV; translated from the coding sequence ATGGCTTCTCCGCCACCCTTATCGCTAAACGTCGTCGGATCAGACACGGACCCAAACACTAACACCTTCCCAACCGTTACAAGTTCGTTAACGCCGCCGTCACCGCGTCGTTCATCTCCGTTACAAAACCTCAGCCCCAGCATTCTGATCATCGTGACCGTCCTCGCCGTCACCGTCATCGTCTCCCTCGCGCTCTGCTTCCTCCTCCGCCACCTCAACCGCCGCTGCCTCCGCCGCTTCTCCTCCTCCGCCCCTCCCTCCGCTGCTGCGACGCCGATTTTCGCCTCCAGCCGCCGCATCTCGCCGGAGATACTCCACTCCTCGGCTTCCGCTTCCGCCTCCGTCATCGACACGCTCCCTGTCTTCACGTTCTCCTCCGTCACGCGCCGCTCCTCCTCGGTCGCCGGCGACTGCGCCGTGTGCCTCTCAAAGTTCCACCACCACGACCTCCTCCGCCTCCTCCCTCTCTGCTGCCACGCCTTCCACGCCGAGTGCATCGACACGTGGCTCCAGTCGAACCTCTCGTGCCCGCTCTGCCGCTCCGCCATCGTCGCGGACGATTCCGACCTCGCGAAGATCCTCCGGCCGCCGTCCTCCGGCGGTAGCAGCGACAGCTTCCGCCTCGAGTTAGGAAACATCAGCCGCCGCGGAACCGACGGCGCCGCCGAAGGCGGCTCCGTCGCGCGTGGCGGTTCGCGCTCCTATTCCATTGGATCGTTCGAGTATTTAGTGGACGACGAATCAGAGGTTCCGTTCAGCCACGCTAGTCGGAGGAGCGTCGACGATGCGAAGGAATTTCCGGCGCCGGCGGAGGCTCCGGTGAGACACAACGAGGCAAATCTCGCTGGAGAAGTTGGCGGCGTTAGAAGCTGGCTTAAGGACTACGTGGATAGGGTTTCGGCTTCTATTTCGTCGCGAACGGCGTCGTTTCGAGGCTCCGGAAGGTTCTTCAGCGGTGGCGGCGGGAGCAGTGGTCGCCGAAGCGACGTCGTTCCGGTCGCTGCTGCGGAATACGACGTCGAAGGGAACCGAATTGGCGAAGAGATCAGCGAAATGTTTCGTTGGCTTTCAGGGGTATGA